In Thermanaeromonas sp. C210, the genomic stretch AAATAGGTGCCAAGTCCTGAGGAGCTTTGGGGAAACCCGGAGCTCCTCTCCTTTACTTTCCAGGGGCCTCCGGGGCCCTTTATTTTTATTGCCGGGCCCCGGGGAGGGCGGTCCGCCCCCGCGGGGGGAGCATAAACATGTTATAAGAAGGGTAGAGGCGAGACTCCGTGCGCAGGGAACAAGAAGTCGCAGACGTGCTGGCCCGGTGGCAACCCGTGCTCCTCGAGAAGGATAATGTGGTGGCCGTGGGCGCAGGCTACAAAACCCGTGGCGGCCGGCCCACGCCCATCCCGGCCATAGTTGTTTACGTAACGCGCAAAGTTCCACTTCGACACCTGGCGCCCCACCAGCGTATTCCGCCCCAGCTGGAAGGCATACCTACCGATGTGGTGGAAGCAGGCGAGGTGCGGGCCCTGGAGGCCGGGGCCTCCCGCCCTGGCGGCGAAAGGGTTGACCCGTCCTAGGGTTGCAGTTGCCAGGGGCCAAGGGAAAGCCGGCCTCCCTTACCCTCACCCTTACGGATGGCAAGCTGCCGGAGGCCGCCCTGCGGCGCCAAAGGGAAAGGGGAAAGGGAAGGCCTAACGACGATGGCCTCCGGCCGGCGGCCTTTATACAATGAAAGTGGCCTTCTCCATTAACCGGCGAAAAGGGGTGGGAATCATGACCAAGCGCATCGGCCTGGATCCCGGCCACGGCGGCTCCGATCCGGGAGCCGTGGGGGTGAACGGTCTCCGGGAAAAGGAAGTAACCCTGGCCGTGGCCCTGCTGGTGGCAGAACTCCTTTCCAGGGCGGGGATAGAGGTGGTACTGTCCCGCGAGAAGGACGTGGATGTGTCCCTGGCCGAGAGGGCGGCCCTCTTTAACCGGGCCGGCCTAGACCTGGTGGTCAGCCTCCACATCAACAGCTCGGAGAATCCCCGCGCCGACTACCTTAGCACTTATATCCTGGGCCCGGGCGGCCAGGCGGAAAGGGTCGCCAGAACCATCCAGGATGAGCTGGTCCGGGCTCTGGGGTGGCCGGACGGCGGGGTGCGGCAGGCTGGCTTTTACATCCTGCGGGAAACGGAAGCCCCGGCGGTGCTGGTGGAGATGGGCTTCCTCAGCAATCCCCAGGAAGCCCAGGCCTTAAAGAAGGAGGAAGTGCGCCAGACTCTTAGCCGGGCCCTGGCCCGGGGTATTGCCCTCCACTTGGGGCTCGATCCCGCAGTATTTTCACCCGGCAGCGATATTGCCGGCCACTGGGCCGAAGCCACCATCAGGCGATGTCTGGAACTGGGCCTCATGCACGGTTACCCCGACGCCACCTTCCGGCCGGATAATTTCGCCACCCGGGCGGAGCTGGCGGCCAGCCTGGTAAATCTCCTGGACAAAGTAAAGGCCAACAACCTATAATTAAGGTTGGAGAATGAACGTCCCGAGGTGATCCAGTCTCCTTGCAGGCGCGCTACAAGATATGGCTGGAGGAAGGAGAGCATATTTTCGGGGAGGGGTTATTTGCCCTTCTCCGGGAAATAGACCGGCGGGGCTCTATCAACCAGGCTGCCCAGCAGATGCACATGTCTTACCGTCAGGCATGGGGCCGGATAAAAAAGGCCGAAGAGCGGCTGGGTTTTCGCTTGCTGGTAACCCGGATCGGTGGCGAGGCCGGCGGCGGCGCCGAACTGACCCCAGAAGGGCGAAGGCTAGTGGAAAACTTTCACCGTTTCCTGGAAGAAGTAGACCGGGCCATCGGGGAAGCCTTTGCAAGAAATTTTGGTTATCCCCGGTAGGGGGTATTTATTTTTAGGGGTTCGTTATGTTATTATGAGCATAAAGGCTATCAAGTACATAGAGGGAAGGGGATGACCGTGTACTTACCTAGCTGGCTAAGAAGGTATTTAACCCCCTTGGTAGTGGGAATTTTGCTAATAGGTCTACTCGCCGGCTGCGGTCAGAAGGCCGAAGGGGAAGCCCCGCCGGTAGCTTCTGCCAAGAAACCGGTGATCCTGGCTACTACTACCAGTACCATGGACACCGGCCTGCTGGATGTACTGATCCCCTTGTTTGAAAAAGAAACGGGCTATACGGTGAAGCCCCATGGCGTAGGTACGGGCCAGGCCCTGGCCATGGGAGAGCAGGGCAATGCCGATGTGCTTCTGGTGCATGCCCCGGAAGACGAGAAAAAGCTGGTGGATAAGGGCGTAGTGATAAATCGCCAGCTGGTCATGCATAATGATTTCGTTATCGTAGGTCCGCCGGAGGATCCGGCCGGAGTCAAGGAGGCCGGGAGCTCCGCCGAAGCCTTCCGCAGAATTGCGACCCAGGAGGCCCTCTTTGTTTCCCGGGGAGATGATTCCGGAACCCATAAGAAGGAAAAGGCCATCTGGAGCCAGGCCGGGATCCAGCCTTCCGGCCGCTGGTACCAGGAGGCCGGGGCCGGCATGGGCCAGACTCTGAATATCGCTTCGGAGAAGGGGGGCTATACCCTCACCGACCGGGGGACCTATCTGGCCCTCAGGAAAAACCTGAAGCTGGACATCTTACTGGAGGGAGAGAAGTCACTCCTTAACATATACCATGTCATGCAGGTCAATCCCGACAAGTTTCCGGATTTGGAAATCAATAGCGAGGGAGCCAAGGCTTTTATAGACTTCCTTCTGGCGCCGGAAACCCAAAAGATAATCGGGGATTTCGGCAAGGATAAGTATGGCCAGCCCCTCTTCTTCCCGGATGCCGGTAAGGACGAAAACAGTCTCGGGATGTGAGCGCAGTGGGAACGGCCTGGCAGGGGCTGGTCAGGGGGGTTGAGCTCCTTGTAGGCCTGGATCCCGGAGTGCTGGAGGTGGTGTGGCTCACCCTGAGGGTCTGCGGCCAAGCCACCGTCTTAAGCGTTCTGGTAGGCGTGCCCCTGGGTGCCTTCCTGGCCTTTCGCAGATTCCTCGGCCGGGGGCTGGTGGTAAGTGTAGTAAACACTTTGATGGGGATACCGCCTACGGTGGTCGGCCTGTGGGTGAGCTTCCTCCTGTGGCGCAGCGGTCCCCTGGGACGGCTGGAATTGATCTACACCCCTACGGCCATCGTCATAGCCCAGGCGGTCATCGCCGCGCCGCTGGTCACGGGCCTGTCCATGGCGGCCTTCCAGCAATTGCCGCAGAAACTGCCGGCCCAGATCCTGGCCCTGGGGGCTTCCCCAGTACAGCTTTTCTGGACCCTCCTCAAAGAAGCCCGGCTGGGGCTGCTGGCAGCAGTGATAGCCGGGTTCGGCGGCGTAGTCTCCGAAGTGGGAGCGTCCATGATGGTGGGGGGGAACATCCTCCACCACACGCGGGTGCTGACTACGGCCATCGTTATGGAAGTGAGCCGCGGGAATTTTGCCATGGCCTGGGCTTTGAGCTTTATCCTCCTGGGTTTGAGTTTTACGGTTACGGCCGTTCTTACCTTGTTGCAGCAGGGGAGGCGCAGGTATGGGGATTAGCCTTAGGGCAGAAGGCATTAAGGTAGTCAAGGGGCGTTTGCAGGTATTGGCGGTGGATGAATTCGACATTGCCCCGGGTGAGATCTGGGGGATCATCGGCCCCAACGGCGCGGGCAAGAGCACCCTGCTCCACGTATTGTCCCTACTGGAACGGCCCGACGAGGGCACCGTCTATTTCGACGGCCGGCCGGTAAACTGGCGGCGTCAGGAGATAATGAAGCTGCGGCGGCAGCTGGCGGTGGTTTTTCAGG encodes the following:
- a CDS encoding N-acetylmuramoyl-L-alanine amidase, with product MTKRIGLDPGHGGSDPGAVGVNGLREKEVTLAVALLVAELLSRAGIEVVLSREKDVDVSLAERAALFNRAGLDLVVSLHINSSENPRADYLSTYILGPGGQAERVARTIQDELVRALGWPDGGVRQAGFYILRETEAPAVLVEMGFLSNPQEAQALKKEEVRQTLSRALARGIALHLGLDPAVFSPGSDIAGHWAEATIRRCLELGLMHGYPDATFRPDNFATRAELAASLVNLLDKVKANNL
- a CDS encoding winged helix-turn-helix domain-containing protein codes for the protein MQARYKIWLEEGEHIFGEGLFALLREIDRRGSINQAAQQMHMSYRQAWGRIKKAEERLGFRLLVTRIGGEAGGGAELTPEGRRLVENFHRFLEEVDRAIGEAFARNFGYPR
- a CDS encoding substrate-binding domain-containing protein; its protein translation is MTVYLPSWLRRYLTPLVVGILLIGLLAGCGQKAEGEAPPVASAKKPVILATTTSTMDTGLLDVLIPLFEKETGYTVKPHGVGTGQALAMGEQGNADVLLVHAPEDEKKLVDKGVVINRQLVMHNDFVIVGPPEDPAGVKEAGSSAEAFRRIATQEALFVSRGDDSGTHKKEKAIWSQAGIQPSGRWYQEAGAGMGQTLNIASEKGGYTLTDRGTYLALRKNLKLDILLEGEKSLLNIYHVMQVNPDKFPDLEINSEGAKAFIDFLLAPETQKIIGDFGKDKYGQPLFFPDAGKDENSLGM
- a CDS encoding ABC transporter permease, with translation MGTAWQGLVRGVELLVGLDPGVLEVVWLTLRVCGQATVLSVLVGVPLGAFLAFRRFLGRGLVVSVVNTLMGIPPTVVGLWVSFLLWRSGPLGRLELIYTPTAIVIAQAVIAAPLVTGLSMAAFQQLPQKLPAQILALGASPVQLFWTLLKEARLGLLAAVIAGFGGVVSEVGASMMVGGNILHHTRVLTTAIVMEVSRGNFAMAWALSFILLGLSFTVTAVLTLLQQGRRRYGD